One Streptomyces fagopyri DNA window includes the following coding sequences:
- a CDS encoding BACON domain-containing protein: MMSSSPETSTHTTHTTGAHRAHGTARKRVTLPSGASARTTAQRPPARYEPYLDGLFTYCLSVLCDHDAATAALGDVLALADRRGQRSPDSPDDQRAWLYALARWSCLRGLTEARRRHQATHASGRRTSTKGDRGDTSDRGDRGDKGDKGDKEAADRRAAEALAAPVSEEDLARRQRELALLAWPEAAGTTPEQREALELAVRHQLAAHEVAAVLGMDTVRARELLASAACEVERTRAALAVVETGTCPSVAHLTGDSRLVLSAGLRRELVRHVDDCPRCRRTAERAAPGTWPGTSVTPAALPVLQAPRAALHIALAHVARTRGGAPRFDRRGFPMDPKDRAARRDRLRARAVTTTVVATVVAAPVLALWAAYRGAPLTGEGADGRPATASEAHGHDGIGGENVGGYENAGNASTRPGGRFAKGDGTPDVSVEVTSAAGAGGAAGQLSVQATGSGETTFITLTASGSSPVHWSARSGAPWLYLSRSSGTIAPGDSVTVKVYVDQLRQPVGRWSARVAIAPAGAVVTIGGYGSAGPSAPGGSGPGQATGSPTPSGHGSATPSSGPDPSPTPSDPSPTPTPTEATPSAPEGSTQPPAGTGGPVPS; the protein is encoded by the coding sequence GTGATGAGCAGCAGTCCGGAGACCTCGACACACACCACGCACACCACCGGCGCACACCGGGCGCACGGTACAGCGCGCAAGCGGGTGACCCTGCCCAGCGGCGCATCGGCCCGCACGACGGCCCAGCGCCCTCCCGCGCGCTACGAGCCCTATCTGGACGGCCTGTTCACCTACTGCCTGTCCGTGCTGTGCGACCACGACGCGGCCACCGCCGCGCTCGGCGACGTCCTGGCGCTCGCCGACCGCAGGGGCCAGCGCTCCCCGGATTCCCCGGACGACCAGCGGGCCTGGCTGTACGCGCTCGCCCGCTGGTCCTGCCTGCGGGGGCTCACCGAGGCCCGGCGCAGACACCAGGCGACGCACGCCTCCGGCCGCCGTACGAGCACCAAGGGCGACAGGGGCGACACGAGTGACAGGGGCGACAGGGGCGACAAGGGCGACAAGGGCGACAAGGAGGCCGCGGACCGGCGCGCGGCCGAGGCGCTCGCCGCCCCCGTCTCCGAAGAGGACCTGGCCCGGCGGCAGCGCGAACTCGCCCTGCTGGCCTGGCCGGAGGCCGCCGGCACCACCCCCGAGCAGCGGGAGGCGCTCGAACTCGCCGTCCGCCACCAGCTCGCCGCCCACGAGGTCGCCGCCGTCCTCGGCATGGACACGGTCAGGGCGCGCGAACTCCTCGCCTCCGCCGCCTGCGAGGTCGAACGCACCCGCGCCGCCCTCGCCGTCGTCGAGACCGGCACCTGCCCGAGCGTCGCCCACCTCACCGGCGACAGCCGGCTGGTCCTGAGCGCCGGCCTGCGCCGCGAACTCGTCCGGCACGTCGACGACTGCCCGCGCTGCCGCCGCACCGCCGAACGCGCCGCGCCCGGTACCTGGCCCGGCACCAGCGTCACGCCCGCCGCGCTCCCCGTCCTGCAGGCCCCGCGGGCCGCCCTGCACATCGCGCTCGCGCACGTCGCGCGGACGAGGGGCGGCGCACCCCGCTTCGACCGGCGCGGCTTCCCGATGGACCCCAAGGACCGGGCAGCCCGCCGGGACCGGCTGCGGGCCCGCGCCGTCACCACGACCGTCGTCGCCACCGTCGTCGCCGCGCCCGTGCTCGCCCTCTGGGCGGCCTACCGCGGCGCGCCCCTCACCGGGGAGGGCGCCGACGGCCGCCCCGCCACCGCGAGCGAGGCGCACGGCCACGACGGCATCGGCGGCGAGAACGTCGGCGGCTACGAGAACGCGGGCAACGCCAGCACCAGACCCGGCGGCCGCTTCGCCAAGGGCGACGGCACGCCGGACGTCTCCGTGGAGGTCACCAGCGCCGCGGGCGCGGGCGGCGCCGCCGGACAGCTCTCCGTACAGGCCACGGGCAGCGGCGAGACGACCTTCATCACCCTGACCGCCTCCGGGAGTTCGCCGGTCCACTGGTCCGCGCGTTCCGGAGCGCCCTGGCTCTACCTCAGCCGGTCGTCGGGCACGATCGCCCCCGGAGACTCGGTGACGGTCAAGGTGTACGTCGATCAGCTCCGCCAGCCGGTGGGCCGCTGGAGCGCGCGGGTGGCGATCGCACCCGCGGGCGCCGTCGTCACGATCGGCGGGTACGGGAGCGCGGGCCCGTCCGCCCCCGGAGGATCCGGCCCCGGCCAGGCGACCGGCAGTCCCACGCCGTCCGGCCACGGCTCGGCGACGCCCTCGTCCGGTCCCGACCCGTCGCCGACACCTTCCGACCCGTCGCCGACCCCCACGCCCACGGAAGCGACCCCGTCGGCCCCGGAGGGCTCGACCCAGCCGCCCGCCGGCACCGGCGGCCCGGTCCCGTCCTGA
- the radA gene encoding DNA repair protein RadA produces MAARTKTAKDRPSYRCTECGWQTAKWLGRCPECQAWGTVEEYGAPAVRTTTPGRVTTSAVPIGQVDARQATARSTGVPELDRVLGGGLVPGAVVLLAGEPGVGKSTLLLDVAAKAASDEHRTLYVTGEESASQVRLRADRIKAIDDHLYLAAETDLAAVLGHLDAVKPSLLILDSVQTVASPEIDGAPGGMAQVREVAGALIRASKERGMSTLLVGHVTKDGAIAGPRLLEHLVDVVLSFEGDRHARLRLVRGVKNRYGTTDEVGCFELHDEGITGLTDPSGLFLTRRAEPVPGTCLTVTLEGRRPLVAEVQALTVDSQIPSPRRTTSGLETSRVSMMLAVLEQRGRISALGKRDIYSATVGGVKLSEPAADLAIALALASAASDTPLPKNLVAIGEVGLAGEVRRVTGVQRRLAEAHRLGFTHALVPSDPGKTPPGMKVLEVADMGEALRVLPRSRRREAPREDEERR; encoded by the coding sequence ATGGCTGCCCGTACGAAGACCGCGAAGGACCGGCCGTCCTACCGCTGCACCGAGTGCGGCTGGCAGACGGCCAAATGGCTCGGCCGCTGCCCCGAGTGCCAGGCGTGGGGGACGGTCGAGGAGTACGGCGCGCCCGCGGTGCGGACCACGACGCCCGGCCGTGTCACCACCTCCGCGGTGCCCATCGGCCAGGTCGACGCCCGTCAGGCCACCGCGCGCAGCACCGGCGTGCCCGAGCTGGACCGCGTCCTCGGCGGTGGTCTGGTGCCCGGCGCTGTCGTCCTGCTCGCGGGCGAGCCCGGCGTCGGGAAGTCCACCCTCCTCCTGGACGTGGCGGCGAAGGCGGCGAGCGACGAGCACCGCACGCTGTATGTGACGGGCGAGGAGTCGGCGAGCCAGGTCCGGCTGCGGGCCGACCGCATCAAGGCCATCGACGACCACCTCTATCTGGCCGCGGAGACCGACCTCGCGGCCGTCCTCGGCCACCTGGACGCGGTGAAGCCGTCGCTCCTGATCCTCGACTCGGTCCAGACCGTCGCCTCTCCGGAGATCGACGGCGCCCCGGGCGGTATGGCCCAGGTCCGCGAGGTCGCCGGGGCACTCATCCGCGCCTCCAAGGAGCGTGGCATGTCGACCCTGCTCGTGGGCCATGTCACCAAGGACGGCGCGATCGCGGGCCCCCGCCTGCTCGAACACCTCGTGGACGTCGTCCTGAGCTTCGAGGGCGACCGGCACGCCCGCCTCAGGCTGGTCCGAGGGGTCAAGAACCGTTACGGGACGACGGACGAGGTCGGCTGCTTCGAGCTGCACGACGAGGGCATCACGGGTCTGACCGACCCGTCCGGCCTCTTCCTCACCCGCCGTGCCGAGCCGGTCCCGGGCACCTGTCTGACCGTGACCCTGGAGGGCCGCCGGCCCCTGGTGGCGGAGGTGCAGGCCCTCACGGTGGACTCGCAGATCCCGTCCCCGCGCCGGACGACCTCGGGCCTGGAGACCTCCCGTGTCTCCATGATGCTGGCCGTCCTGGAGCAGCGGGGCCGGATCAGCGCCCTCGGAAAACGTGACATCTACTCGGCGACGGTCGGCGGTGTGAAGCTCTCCGAGCCGGCCGCGGACCTCGCAATCGCCCTCGCGCTCGCGTCCGCGGCGAGTGACACTCCTCTCCCCAAGAACCTCGTCGCGATCGGCGAGGTGGGCCTCGCCGGGGAGGTCAGACGGGTCACGGGAGTGCAGCGGCGGCTGGCCGAAGCCCACCGACTGGGCTTCACCCACGCCCTCGTGCCGAGCGATCCGGGCAAGACCCCACCCGGTATGAAGGTCCTGGAAGTCGCCGACATGGGCGAGGCGCTGCGGGTGCTTCCGCGGTCGCGTCGTCGAGAGGCCCCACGGGAGGACGAGGAGCGCCGGTAG
- the disA gene encoding DNA integrity scanning diadenylate cyclase DisA, which yields MAANDRAAAPGKSGGSSGADGLMRASLSAVAPGTALRDGLERILRGNTGGLIVLGWDKTVESMCTGGFVLDVEFTATRLRELCKLDGGIVVDKDLTKILRAGVQLVPDPTIPTEETGTRHRTADRVSKQVGFPVVSVSQSMRLIALYVDGQRRVLEDSAAILSRANQALATLERYKLRLDEVAGTLSALEIEDLVTVRDVSAVAQRLEMVRRIATEIAEYVVELGTDGRLLALQLDELIAGVEPERELVVRDYVPEPTAKRSRTVDEALSELNALAHAELLELPTVARALGYTGSPEALDSAVSPRGFRLLAKVPRLPGAIIDRLVEHFGGLQKLLAASVDDLQAVDGVGEARARSVREGLSRLAESSILERYV from the coding sequence GTGGCAGCCAACGACCGGGCAGCAGCTCCCGGAAAGTCCGGTGGGAGCTCCGGTGCCGATGGCCTGATGCGCGCCTCATTGAGCGCTGTGGCACCCGGCACGGCCCTCCGCGACGGGCTCGAACGAATTCTCCGCGGCAACACCGGCGGACTCATCGTGCTCGGCTGGGACAAGACCGTCGAGTCGATGTGCACCGGTGGTTTCGTGCTGGACGTGGAGTTCACCGCGACCCGGCTGCGCGAGCTGTGCAAGCTCGACGGCGGCATCGTGGTCGACAAGGACCTCACCAAGATCCTCCGGGCCGGCGTGCAGCTGGTGCCGGACCCGACGATCCCCACCGAGGAGACGGGTACGCGGCACCGCACCGCGGACCGGGTGAGCAAGCAGGTCGGTTTCCCCGTCGTCTCGGTCTCGCAGTCGATGCGGCTGATCGCCCTCTACGTCGACGGTCAGCGCCGTGTCCTGGAGGACTCCGCCGCGATCCTCTCGCGTGCCAACCAGGCCCTCGCGACCCTGGAGCGCTACAAGCTCCGTCTCGACGAGGTCGCGGGCACGCTCTCCGCGCTGGAGATCGAGGACCTGGTCACCGTCCGGGACGTGTCGGCGGTGGCGCAGCGTCTGGAGATGGTGCGCCGCATCGCCACCGAGATCGCCGAGTACGTGGTGGAGTTGGGCACCGACGGACGTCTGCTCGCCCTTCAGCTCGACGAGTTGATCGCGGGCGTGGAGCCCGAGCGTGAGCTGGTGGTCCGCGACTACGTGCCCGAGCCGACCGCGAAGCGCTCCCGCACGGTCGACGAGGCACTCTCCGAGCTGAACGCCCTCGCCCATGCCGAGCTGCTCGAACTGCCCACCGTGGCAAGGGCGCTGGGTTACACCGGTTCCCCGGAGGCGCTCGACTCCGCGGTATCGCCGCGCGGCTTCCGGCTGCTCGCGAAGGTCCCGCGCCTGCCCGGCGCGATCATCGACCGTCTCGTCGAGCACTTCGGCGGGCTGCAGAAGCTCCTCGCGGCCAGCGTCGACGATCTCCAGGCCGTCGACGGGGTGGGCGAGGCTCGGGCACGCAGTGTGCGCGAAGGGCTCTCCCGGCTGGCGGAGTCGTCGATCCTGGAACGCTACGTCTGA
- a CDS encoding HhH-GPD family protein produces MTAPTMPTPSPQPTAPGETLHEPVITWFDEHARDLPWRRPDAGPWGVMVSEFMLQQTPVSRVLPVYEQWVARWPRPADLAKEAPGEAVRAWGRLGYPRRALRLHGAAVAITERHGGDVPTEHAQLLALPGIGEYTAAAVASFAYGQRHAVLDTNVRRVFARAVAGVQYPPNATTAAERKLARALLPESERTASRWAAASMELGALVCTAKNESCHRCPIASQCAWRLAGKPEHDGPPRRGQTYAGTDRQVRGKLLAVLREAVTPVPQSALDRVWEEPVQRARALDGLVADGLVEPLTGGLYRLPLT; encoded by the coding sequence ATGACTGCACCCACCATGCCCACACCCAGCCCCCAGCCCACCGCCCCCGGCGAGACCCTGCACGAGCCGGTGATCACCTGGTTCGACGAGCACGCCCGCGACCTCCCCTGGCGCCGCCCCGACGCAGGCCCCTGGGGTGTGATGGTCAGTGAGTTCATGTTGCAGCAGACCCCGGTGAGCCGCGTCCTGCCCGTGTACGAACAGTGGGTGGCCCGCTGGCCCCGCCCCGCCGACCTCGCCAAGGAGGCCCCCGGCGAGGCCGTCCGCGCCTGGGGCCGCCTCGGCTACCCCCGCCGTGCCCTCCGCCTGCACGGCGCCGCGGTCGCCATAACGGAACGCCACGGCGGCGACGTACCCACGGAGCACGCACAACTGCTCGCGCTGCCCGGCATCGGCGAGTACACGGCCGCGGCGGTGGCGTCCTTCGCGTACGGCCAACGGCACGCCGTGCTGGACACGAACGTCCGCAGGGTCTTCGCCCGTGCCGTGGCCGGCGTGCAGTACCCCCCGAACGCCACCACCGCCGCCGAACGCAAGCTCGCCCGCGCCCTGCTCCCCGAGAGCGAGCGCACCGCCTCGCGCTGGGCCGCCGCCTCCATGGAACTCGGCGCGCTGGTCTGCACGGCGAAGAACGAGAGCTGCCACCGCTGCCCGATCGCCTCCCAGTGCGCATGGCGGCTGGCGGGCAAGCCGGAGCACGACGGGCCGCCGCGCCGCGGCCAGACGTACGCCGGTACCGACCGTCAGGTGCGCGGCAAGCTGCTCGCCGTACTCAGGGAGGCCGTCACGCCCGTCCCGCAGTCCGCCCTGGACCGCGTATGGGAGGAACCCGTGCAGCGTGCCCGCGCTCTGGACGGACTCGTCGCCGACGGGCTCGTCGAACCCCTCACGGGCGGTTTGTATCGGCTGCCGTTGACCTAG
- a CDS encoding SigE family RNA polymerase sigma factor, whose product MAHGEVLEFEEYVRTRQDALLRSARRLVPDPVDAQDLLQTALVRTYGRWDGIADKRLADAYLRRVMINTRTEWWRARKLDEVPTEQLPDARVEDSTEQHADRALLMDIMKVLAPKQRSVVVLRHWEQMSTEETAAALGMSAGTVKSTLHRALARLREELESRDQEERGARALEPGEERERCAA is encoded by the coding sequence ATGGCGCACGGCGAGGTGCTCGAATTCGAGGAGTACGTCCGCACTCGGCAGGACGCGCTGCTGCGCAGCGCCCGCCGCCTGGTCCCCGACCCCGTGGACGCCCAGGACCTGCTGCAGACCGCGCTCGTCCGCACGTACGGCCGCTGGGACGGCATCGCGGACAAGCGGCTCGCCGACGCGTACCTGCGCCGCGTGATGATCAATACGCGCACCGAGTGGTGGCGGGCGCGGAAGCTCGACGAGGTGCCCACCGAGCAGCTCCCGGACGCCCGCGTCGAGGACTCCACCGAGCAGCACGCGGACCGCGCGCTCCTCATGGACATCATGAAGGTGCTCGCTCCGAAGCAGCGCAGTGTCGTGGTGCTGCGACACTGGGAGCAGATGTCCACGGAGGAGACGGCCGCCGCGCTCGGCATGTCGGCCGGAACGGTCAAGAGCACGCTGCACCGGGCGCTGGCCCGGCTCCGCGAGGAGCTGGAGAGCCGGGACCAGGAGGAGCGCGGCGCCCGCGCGCTCGAACCGGGTGAGGAGCGGGAGCGTTGCGCGGCCTAG
- the cseB gene encoding two-component system response regulator CseB, with amino-acid sequence MAEQTHVLFVEDDDVIREATQLALERDGFAVTAMPDGLSGLEAFRADRPDIALLDVMVPGLDGVSLCRRIRDESTVPVIMLSARADSIDVVLGLEAGADDYVTKPFDGAVLVARIRAVLRRFGHASGPNAGTDVPSPVDGGLLSFGDGDLEIDTEGMEVLKGGVPVALTPTEMRLLLEFSSAPGTVLSRDKLLERVWDYGWGGDTRVVDVHVQRLRTKIGQDRIETVRGFGYKLKA; translated from the coding sequence ATGGCAGAGCAGACCCACGTCCTGTTCGTCGAGGACGACGATGTCATCCGCGAGGCCACACAACTCGCGCTGGAGCGCGACGGCTTCGCGGTCACGGCCATGCCCGACGGCCTGTCGGGCCTGGAGGCGTTCCGTGCGGACCGTCCGGACATCGCCCTCCTGGACGTCATGGTCCCCGGCCTGGACGGCGTCAGCCTGTGCCGCCGTATCCGTGACGAGTCCACCGTCCCCGTGATCATGCTGTCGGCGCGGGCCGACTCGATCGACGTCGTCCTGGGGCTGGAGGCGGGCGCCGACGACTATGTGACCAAACCCTTCGACGGGGCCGTGCTGGTCGCCCGCATCCGCGCGGTGCTGCGGCGGTTCGGGCACGCGAGCGGTCCGAACGCGGGTACGGACGTGCCCTCGCCGGTCGACGGCGGTCTGCTCTCCTTCGGGGACGGGGACCTGGAGATCGACACCGAGGGCATGGAGGTGCTCAAGGGCGGGGTGCCCGTGGCGCTGACACCCACCGAGATGCGACTGCTGCTGGAGTTCTCGTCCGCGCCGGGCACGGTGCTGAGCCGCGACAAGCTGCTCGAACGTGTGTGGGACTACGGCTGGGGCGGTGACACCCGCGTCGTCGACGTCCATGTCCAGCGGCTGCGGACGAAGATCGGCCAGGACCGGATCGAGACGGTCCGCGGTTTCGGCTACAAGTTGAAGGCCTGA
- the cseC gene encoding two-component system sensor histidine kinase CseC translates to MRTGIRWKLSAAIAMVGALVAVALSLVVHNAARVSMLDNSRDLADERIQVAQRMYESGRTQSFGVKVDDPMIPGDLLAKVEQGRRATYVADRPNGVPDIWAAVPLKDGRVLSLHTGFTDRNTDVMKDLDQALIIGSIAVVFGGSALGVLIGGQLSRRLRKAAAAANQVAKGETDVRVREAIGGVVRDETDDLARAVDAMADALQQRIEAERRVTADIAHELRTPVTGLLTAAELLPPGRPTELVRDRAQAMRTLVEDVLEVARLDGASERAELQDILLGEFVARRVAAKDPDIDVRVIHESEVTTDPRRLERVLFNLLANAARHGKPPIEVSVEGRVIRVRDHGPGFPEELLADGPSRFRTGSTDRAGHGHGLGLTIAAGQARVLGARLTFRNIRPAGAPENMPAEGAVAVLWLPEHAPTNTGSFPLLPA, encoded by the coding sequence ATCCGCACCGGCATCCGCTGGAAGCTGAGCGCGGCCATCGCCATGGTCGGCGCCCTCGTCGCGGTCGCGCTGAGTCTCGTCGTGCACAACGCGGCACGCGTCTCGATGCTCGACAACTCGCGGGATCTGGCGGACGAACGGATCCAGGTCGCCCAGCGCATGTACGAGTCCGGCCGCACGCAGTCCTTCGGGGTCAAGGTCGACGACCCGATGATCCCGGGAGACCTGCTGGCCAAGGTCGAACAGGGACGGCGAGCCACCTACGTCGCCGACCGTCCCAACGGCGTGCCGGACATCTGGGCGGCCGTACCCCTCAAGGACGGCCGCGTCCTCTCGCTCCACACCGGGTTCACCGACCGCAACACCGACGTCATGAAGGACCTCGACCAGGCGCTGATCATCGGTTCGATCGCGGTCGTCTTCGGGGGCAGCGCCCTCGGCGTGCTGATCGGCGGCCAGTTGTCGCGCCGGCTGCGCAAGGCCGCGGCCGCCGCGAACCAGGTCGCCAAGGGCGAGACCGACGTCCGCGTACGGGAAGCGATCGGCGGCGTCGTGCGCGACGAGACCGACGACCTGGCGCGGGCGGTGGACGCCATGGCGGACGCGCTCCAGCAGCGCATCGAGGCCGAGCGCCGGGTGACCGCGGACATCGCGCACGAGCTGCGCACACCGGTCACGGGACTGCTGACCGCGGCCGAGCTGCTGCCCCCCGGCCGGCCCACGGAACTGGTCCGCGACCGGGCCCAGGCCATGCGCACGCTGGTCGAGGACGTCCTGGAGGTGGCCCGGCTGGACGGTGCGTCCGAGCGGGCCGAGCTGCAGGACATCCTGCTCGGCGAGTTCGTGGCGCGCCGGGTGGCCGCCAAGGACCCCGACATCGACGTACGCGTGATCCACGAGTCGGAGGTCACCACGGATCCGCGGCGCCTGGAGCGCGTTCTGTTCAATCTGCTCGCCAACGCGGCTCGGCACGGCAAACCGCCGATCGAGGTCTCGGTGGAGGGCCGGGTCATCCGTGTGCGCGACCACGGTCCGGGCTTCCCCGAGGAACTCCTCGCCGACGGCCCCAGCCGCTTCCGCACCGGCAGCACCGACCGGGCGGGCCACGGTCACGGGCTGGGGCTCACCATCGCTGCGGGTCAGGCCCGGGTGCTGGGCGCCCGGCTGACCTTCCGCAACATCCGTCCCGCGGGGGCCCCGGAGAACATGCCCGCGGAGGGCGCGGTCGCGGTGCTGTGGCTGCCGGAGCACGCGCCCACCAACACGGGCAGCTTCCCCCTGCTGCCGGCGTGA
- a CDS encoding MDR family MFS transporter produces the protein MADNTEAAVQTGKQPRSVRVVLLALMIAMLLAMLDNMIVGTAMPTIVGDLGGLEHLSWVVTAYTLATAASTPIWGKLGDMYGRKGAFMTSIVIFLLGSALSGMAQDMGQLIGFRAIQGLGAGGLMVGVMAIIGDLIPPRERGKYQGMMAGIMALAMIAGPLVGGSITDHWGWRWSFYINLPLGIVALLAVSAVLHLPKKRVEAKIDYLGAGLLTVGISSIVLVTTWGGSEYAWGSARIMELIGIGVAALVGFVFVQTKAASPILPLHIFRNRNFTLMSVIGFITGFVMFGAVLFLPLYQQSVQGASATNSGLLLLPMLGAMLVTSMVAGRVTTSSGRYKAFPVVGSVLMSVGLFLLSQMDTGTSRLTSGLYMAVLGLGMGCLMQITMLVAQNSVEMKDMGVASSSTTLFRTLGSSFGVAIMGALFNHRVQDVMAERAGALGSQMTERSAQLDAASLAKLPAAAREAYQFAVSSGTHSAFLLGSVVAVGALVAAVFVKEVPLRGAGAPAKPAEADAAANDAPPKETLAETV, from the coding sequence ATGGCGGACAACACGGAAGCGGCCGTACAGACCGGGAAACAGCCACGCAGTGTGCGGGTCGTGCTGCTCGCGCTCATGATCGCGATGCTCCTCGCGATGCTCGACAACATGATCGTGGGCACGGCGATGCCGACGATCGTGGGCGATCTCGGCGGCCTGGAGCACCTGTCCTGGGTCGTCACCGCGTACACGCTCGCGACCGCCGCCTCGACCCCGATCTGGGGCAAGCTCGGCGACATGTACGGGCGCAAGGGCGCCTTCATGACCTCGATCGTCATCTTCCTCCTCGGGTCCGCGCTCAGCGGTATGGCGCAGGACATGGGACAGCTGATCGGCTTCCGTGCCATCCAGGGTCTGGGCGCCGGCGGTCTCATGGTCGGCGTCATGGCGATCATCGGGGACCTCATTCCGCCGCGTGAGCGGGGCAAGTACCAGGGCATGATGGCCGGCATCATGGCGCTCGCCATGATCGCGGGACCGCTGGTCGGCGGCTCCATCACGGACCACTGGGGCTGGCGCTGGTCCTTCTACATCAACCTGCCGCTCGGCATCGTCGCGCTGCTGGCCGTCAGCGCCGTGCTGCACCTGCCGAAGAAGCGGGTCGAGGCGAAGATCGACTACCTCGGTGCGGGGCTGCTGACCGTCGGCATCTCGTCCATCGTGCTCGTCACCACCTGGGGTGGCAGCGAGTACGCCTGGGGCTCCGCCCGGATCATGGAGCTGATCGGCATCGGTGTCGCCGCGCTCGTCGGCTTCGTCTTCGTGCAGACCAAGGCCGCCTCGCCGATCCTGCCGCTGCACATCTTCCGCAACCGCAACTTCACGCTGATGTCCGTCATCGGCTTCATCACCGGCTTCGTGATGTTCGGCGCCGTGCTCTTCCTCCCGCTGTACCAGCAGTCCGTACAGGGCGCGTCCGCGACCAACTCCGGCCTGCTGCTCCTGCCGATGCTCGGCGCGATGCTGGTCACCTCGATGGTCGCCGGGCGGGTCACCACCAGCAGCGGCCGCTACAAGGCGTTCCCGGTCGTCGGCAGTGTGCTGATGTCGGTGGGCCTGTTCCTGCTGTCGCAGATGGACACGGGTACCAGCCGGCTGACCTCGGGCCTGTACATGGCCGTGCTCGGCCTGGGCATGGGCTGCCTGATGCAGATCACGATGCTGGTGGCGCAGAACAGCGTCGAGATGAAGGACATGGGCGTCGCGTCCTCGTCCACGACCCTCTTCCGTACGCTCGGCTCGTCCTTCGGTGTCGCGATCATGGGCGCGCTGTTCAACCACCGCGTCCAGGACGTCATGGCCGAGCGGGCCGGGGCGCTGGGTTCCCAGATGACCGAGCGGTCCGCGCAGCTCGACGCGGCCAGCCTCGCCAAGCTGCCGGCCGCGGCGCGCGAGGCCTACCAGTTCGCGGTGTCCTCGGGTACGCACTCCGCGTTCCTGCTGGGATCCGTGGTGGCCGTGGGCGCACTGGTGGCGGCGGTGTTCGTGAAGGAGGTCCCGCTGCGGGGGGCGGGAGCACCCGCCAAGCCCGCCGAGGCCGACGCCGCGGCGAACGACGCGCCGCCGAAGGAAACCCTGGCGGAAACCGTCTGA
- a CDS encoding TetR/AcrR family transcriptional regulator, whose amino-acid sequence MGGDTVDGIKRQRRGDTRQRIQDVALELFSEHGYEKTSLREIAEHLDVTKAALYYHFKTKEDILKSLFQDLSKPMDELIEWGRHQPRTLATKQEILHRYSNALADAAPLFRFMQENQAAVRELRTGEDFKDRMIRMIDLLKEPDADLTNQVRCISALFSMHAGMFMLKDVEGDPEEKRKAILEVAVDLVTQAHSGPAAP is encoded by the coding sequence ATGGGCGGCGACACCGTGGACGGCATCAAGCGACAGCGTCGCGGGGACACCCGCCAGCGCATCCAGGACGTGGCCCTGGAGCTCTTCTCCGAGCACGGCTACGAGAAGACCTCACTGCGCGAGATCGCCGAGCACCTGGATGTCACCAAGGCGGCGCTGTACTACCACTTCAAGACCAAGGAAGACATCCTCAAGAGCCTCTTCCAGGACCTGTCCAAGCCCATGGACGAGCTGATCGAGTGGGGACGGCACCAGCCGCGCACGCTGGCGACGAAGCAGGAGATCCTGCACCGCTACAGCAACGCGCTGGCGGACGCGGCCCCCCTCTTCCGCTTCATGCAGGAGAACCAGGCCGCCGTCCGTGAGCTGCGCACCGGCGAGGACTTCAAGGACCGCATGATCCGCATGATCGACCTGCTCAAGGAGCCGGACGCGGACCTGACGAACCAGGTCCGCTGCATCAGCGCGCTGTTCTCGATGCATGCCGGGATGTTCATGCTGAAGGACGTCGAAGGCGACCCCGAGGAGAAGCGCAAGGCCATCCTGGAGGTCGCCGTCGATCTGGTGACGCAGGCGCACAGCGGTCCCGCCGCTCCGTGA
- a CDS encoding M23 family metallopeptidase, with the protein MSKRVTSRQSRTSLLRSRTAVLAASVGATAVLGAGIASASTLDSAATSTTASVLQTQAAAQAKAAAKAEHATVKKAASWIDPVKKYTLSATFNQAGGMWAHKHSGQDFAVPLGTDVSAAHGGTVVKAGGNGAGDGPAYGNAIVIKHGNGTYSQYAHLSRIDVRIGQVVTTGQHIALSGNTGNSSGPHLHFEIRTTPNYGSAIDPVAFLHSKGVKV; encoded by the coding sequence ATGTCGAAGCGTGTCACGTCCCGTCAGTCCCGCACGTCCCTGCTCCGCAGCCGGACGGCCGTCCTCGCCGCCTCGGTGGGCGCCACGGCCGTACTGGGTGCCGGGATCGCGTCCGCCAGCACCCTGGACAGCGCCGCGACCAGCACGACGGCCAGTGTTCTGCAGACCCAGGCCGCCGCCCAGGCCAAGGCCGCGGCGAAGGCTGAGCACGCCACGGTCAAGAAGGCCGCCTCGTGGATCGACCCGGTGAAGAAGTACACCCTGTCCGCCACCTTCAACCAGGCCGGCGGCATGTGGGCCCACAAGCACTCCGGTCAGGACTTCGCGGTTCCGCTGGGCACCGACGTATCCGCCGCGCACGGCGGCACCGTGGTCAAGGCCGGCGGCAACGGCGCCGGTGACGGCCCCGCGTACGGCAACGCCATCGTCATCAAGCACGGCAACGGCACGTACTCCCAGTACGCCCACCTGTCCCGGATCGACGTGCGCATAGGCCAGGTCGTCACCACCGGCCAGCACATAGCGCTCTCGGGCAACACCGGGAACTCCAGCGGGCCGCACCTGCACTTCGAGATCCGTACGACCCCGAACTACGGTTCGGCCATCGACCCGGTCGCCTTCCTGCACTCCAAGGGTGTGAAGGTCTGA